One Thermosphaera aggregans DNA segment encodes these proteins:
- a CDS encoding phosphoglycerate kinase, with protein sequence MSINIPKLPTVRDLDIREKKVLVRIDINSPVDPDTGEILDDRRISVHGKYIKEMIKDYNPALVLISHQGRPGEGDFISLEKHAELLSKYTETPVKFVDDIIGPKAREEIRNLKPGEILLLENLRLLSEEIIEAAPEKQALTMLVKKLSSNVDVYVNDAFATAHRSQPSIVGFPLSLPSCIGPVFEKEIQAITRILNSFESPRIYVLGGSKVRELLRVIENLMRNKLADRILATGLLAHLFLVAKGIDIGVENMKVLEEKGLLPLIPRARYILMRGAPIETPIDFKAKVNGEVRNVYVGEIRGVIRDIGENTVKIYGDLLKDAKVIVMRGPAGVIEEEEFRKGTLNLLESVYRSNAFTLIAGGHLGSMVDESRLNNRIHVSTGGNALLLFLSGEELPALKAMELSSKMFLGW encoded by the coding sequence TAGAGACCTAGACATTAGGGAGAAGAAAGTGTTGGTGAGAATAGATATAAACTCCCCTGTAGACCCGGATACCGGGGAGATATTAGATGATAGGAGAATAAGTGTTCACGGGAAATACATTAAAGAAATGATAAAAGATTACAACCCAGCATTGGTGCTTATCTCGCATCAAGGCCGTCCTGGCGAAGGGGATTTCATAAGCCTCGAGAAGCATGCTGAACTGCTTTCCAAGTACACTGAGACCCCTGTTAAATTTGTGGACGATATTATTGGCCCAAAGGCAAGGGAGGAGATTAGGAATCTTAAACCCGGTGAAATCCTTCTCTTGGAAAATCTAAGGCTGCTTTCCGAGGAGATAATAGAGGCTGCACCTGAGAAACAAGCTTTAACAATGCTCGTGAAAAAGCTTTCAAGCAACGTAGACGTCTACGTCAACGATGCCTTCGCAACCGCTCACAGAAGCCAGCCAAGCATAGTGGGTTTCCCGTTATCGCTTCCAAGCTGTATTGGACCGGTATTTGAGAAGGAAATCCAGGCAATTACCAGGATATTGAACTCGTTCGAATCTCCTCGTATATACGTGCTAGGAGGTTCAAAAGTCCGCGAGCTTCTCCGCGTTATTGAAAACTTGATGAGAAACAAGCTAGCGGATAGAATCTTGGCAACCGGGTTACTGGCTCACCTATTCTTAGTGGCTAAAGGAATCGACATTGGCGTTGAAAACATGAAGGTGTTGGAGGAGAAGGGGCTGCTACCTCTTATTCCAAGGGCACGCTACATTTTGATGAGGGGTGCACCTATCGAGACACCGATAGACTTCAAGGCTAAGGTAAACGGAGAGGTGAGGAACGTGTACGTTGGCGAAATACGTGGAGTGATTAGAGACATTGGCGAAAACACTGTCAAAATATATGGGGATTTACTGAAGGATGCTAAGGTAATAGTGATGAGAGGGCCGGCCGGGGTCATAGAAGAGGAGGAATTTAGAAAGGGGACGCTCAACCTACTGGAATCGGTCTATAGGAGCAACGCTTTCACTCTAATAGCAGGGGGACACCTGGGTTCAATGGTTGATGAGAGCAGGTTGAACAACAGGATCCATGTCTCCACCGGCGGGAACGCGCTACTACTGTTCCTCTCCGGCGAGGAATTACCTGCTTTGAAAGCGATGGAATTATCTTCGAAAATGTTCCTGGGATGGTAG